The Arthrobacter sp. NicSoilC5 genome has a window encoding:
- the lexA gene encoding transcriptional repressor LexA, translating to MAAAAAGGRTAPQSKRTAKGLTPRQKKILETIQRSVNENGYPPSMREIGDTVGLASLSSVTHQLSQLEKLGYLRRDPKRPRAMEVLMPLTLDGGGKGAGASPAPQAAGGGATVTELPTALDTAMVPLVGRIAAGGPILAEQLVEDVMPLPRQLVGQGELFMLRVAGDSMVDAAICDGDWVVVRRQADAANGDIVAALLDDEATVKTFRQRDGHTWLLPQNTQYEPILGDHATIMGKVVSVLRSL from the coding sequence ATGGCAGCAGCAGCCGCCGGGGGCAGGACCGCCCCGCAATCCAAGAGGACAGCCAAGGGCCTGACCCCACGGCAGAAAAAGATCCTCGAAACCATCCAGCGCTCGGTCAACGAGAACGGTTATCCGCCCTCCATGCGCGAGATCGGCGATACCGTCGGCCTTGCGAGCCTGTCCAGCGTGACCCACCAGCTCTCACAGTTGGAGAAGCTGGGTTACCTGCGCCGCGACCCCAAGCGGCCGCGCGCCATGGAAGTGCTGATGCCGCTCACGCTCGACGGCGGGGGCAAAGGCGCCGGCGCGTCTCCTGCGCCGCAGGCTGCGGGCGGCGGCGCCACGGTCACCGAACTGCCCACCGCGCTGGATACGGCCATGGTTCCGCTGGTGGGCCGGATTGCCGCCGGCGGCCCCATCCTCGCCGAACAGCTCGTGGAAGACGTCATGCCGCTGCCCCGCCAGCTGGTGGGCCAGGGCGAACTTTTCATGCTGAGGGTGGCCGGTGACTCCATGGTGGACGCCGCCATTTGCGACGGCGACTGGGTGGTGGTGCGGCGGCAGGCTGACGCTGCCAACGGGGACATTGTTGCTGCCCTGCTGGACGACGAGGCGACCGTGAAGACGTTCCGCCAGCGCGACGGACACACCTGGCTGCTCCCCCAGAACACGCAGTACGAACCAATCCTGGGCGACCACGCCACCATCATGGGCAAGGTCGTCTCAGTCCTGCGTTCGCTCTAG